The following are encoded in a window of Flavobacterium sp. WC2421 genomic DNA:
- the purL gene encoding phosphoribosylformylglycinamidine synthase: MIHFFENQSKTVFAVQTQNEISAQDISKLNWLFANSNKIEKSVLTDFFVGPRATMITPWSTNAVEITQNMGVSGIIRIEEFHHATSDFSDFDPMLSQKYAELNQAIFTINIEPEAILEIDDIAAYNQSEGLALSPEEVEYLDNLAIKIGRKLTDSEVFAFSQANSEHCRHKIFNGTFVIDGEEMPSSLFKLIKKTSQENPNDIVSAYKDNVAFVKGPRVQQFAPKSADKPDFYELKDFDSVISLKAETHNFPTTVEPFNGAATGAGGEIRDRLAGGQGSLPLAGTAVYMTSYSRLEENRPWENAMTERKWLYQTPMDILIKASNGASDFGNKFGQPLITGSILTFEHEEDARKLGFDKVIMQAGGIGYGKLDQAIKKKPQPGDKIVILGGENYRIGMGGAAVSSADTGAFSSGIELNAIQRSNPEMQKRAANAIRGLVESDINPIVSIHDHGAGGHLNCLSELVEETGGLIDLDKLPVGDPTLSAKEIIGNESQERMGLVIAKENIDILQRIADRERSPMYQVGDVTGDHRFTFESKTTGAKPMDYALEDFFGSSPKVVMTDKNIDRNYTDLEYSIKNISTYLEQVLQLEAVACKDWLTNKVDRCVGGKVAKQQTAGPLQLPLNNCGVMALDYNGKEGVATSIGHSPVASLIDPVAGTRTAIAEALSNIIWAPIKNGLDGISLSANWMWACKNEGEDARLYAAVKSCSNFAIELGINIPTGKDSLSMKQRYPNEEVIAPGTVIISAGGNCTDIRKVVEPVLQRDGGSIYYINLSQDEFKLGGSSFAQTLNTIGKDAPTIKDAAFFKNAFNTMQELILDNQILAGHDIGSGGLITTLLEMCFADVNLGAKIDFSVFEEKDIIKYLFAENIGLVFQAKDDATLENKLNANGVAFYKLGTVTAEETLDFGPCGLSIPKYRDIWFKTSFLLDQKQSKNGTAQARFDNYKNQALQFTFPVHFTGKKPVIDDSKPRPKAAIIREKGSNSEREVANAMYLAGFDVKDVHMTDLISGRETLEDIQFIGAVGGFSNSDVLGSAKGWAGAFLYNEKANTALKNFFKREDTLSVGICNGCQLFMELEVINPEHEVHGKMLHNDSHKHESIFTSVTVQENKSVMLSTLAGATLGVWVSHGEGKFNLPLSEDQYQIVGKYGYEGYPANPNGSDYNTAMLCDTTGRHLVMMPHIERSNFQWNWANYPAGRNDEVSPWHEAFVNARLWIEKK, translated from the coding sequence ATGATCCATTTCTTTGAAAACCAAAGCAAAACTGTTTTTGCAGTACAAACGCAAAACGAAATTTCGGCTCAAGACATTTCAAAATTAAACTGGCTTTTTGCCAATTCAAATAAAATAGAAAAATCCGTATTGACGGATTTTTTTGTTGGTCCACGCGCCACTATGATTACGCCTTGGAGCACTAATGCAGTAGAAATTACTCAAAATATGGGTGTTTCTGGAATCATTAGAATCGAAGAATTTCATCATGCTACGTCTGATTTTTCTGATTTTGATCCTATGCTTTCGCAAAAATACGCCGAGTTAAATCAAGCTATTTTTACGATCAATATCGAGCCAGAAGCAATTTTGGAAATTGATGATATTGCGGCATACAACCAGTCCGAAGGTTTGGCTTTAAGTCCAGAAGAAGTAGAATATTTGGACAATCTAGCTATTAAAATAGGTAGAAAATTAACCGATTCTGAAGTTTTTGCTTTCTCACAAGCCAATTCAGAGCACTGCCGTCACAAAATTTTCAACGGGACTTTTGTAATTGATGGTGAAGAAATGCCTTCTTCTTTATTTAAATTAATCAAGAAAACATCTCAAGAAAACCCGAACGATATCGTTTCGGCTTATAAAGATAATGTGGCTTTTGTAAAAGGACCACGTGTACAACAGTTTGCGCCAAAAAGCGCTGACAAACCTGATTTCTACGAACTAAAAGACTTTGATTCGGTTATCTCCTTAAAAGCAGAAACGCATAATTTCCCAACAACAGTAGAACCTTTCAATGGAGCGGCGACTGGTGCAGGAGGAGAAATTCGCGACCGTTTAGCAGGTGGACAAGGTTCGTTGCCATTAGCAGGAACTGCAGTTTACATGACTTCGTATTCACGTCTAGAAGAAAACAGACCTTGGGAAAACGCCATGACCGAAAGAAAATGGTTGTATCAAACGCCAATGGACATTCTAATCAAAGCTTCAAATGGAGCATCTGATTTTGGAAACAAATTCGGACAACCGTTAATTACTGGTTCTATCCTTACTTTCGAACACGAAGAAGACGCTCGTAAATTAGGTTTCGACAAAGTGATCATGCAAGCCGGTGGAATTGGTTACGGAAAACTGGATCAAGCCATCAAGAAAAAGCCACAACCGGGAGACAAAATTGTTATCCTAGGAGGTGAAAATTATAGAATTGGAATGGGTGGAGCGGCAGTTTCTTCTGCTGATACTGGTGCTTTTAGTTCAGGAATTGAATTGAATGCCATCCAACGTTCGAACCCAGAAATGCAAAAACGTGCTGCTAATGCCATTCGTGGATTAGTAGAAAGCGATATCAACCCTATTGTTTCTATTCACGATCACGGAGCAGGTGGACACTTAAACTGCCTTTCGGAATTAGTGGAAGAAACTGGAGGATTAATTGATTTAGATAAATTACCTGTAGGTGACCCTACCCTTTCGGCAAAGGAAATCATTGGTAACGAGTCTCAAGAAAGAATGGGATTAGTTATTGCTAAAGAAAACATCGACATCTTACAACGCATTGCTGACAGAGAGCGTTCTCCAATGTACCAAGTAGGTGATGTAACGGGGGATCATCGTTTTACTTTCGAATCAAAAACTACGGGTGCTAAACCTATGGATTATGCTTTGGAAGACTTTTTTGGCAGTTCTCCAAAAGTAGTGATGACGGATAAAAACATCGACAGAAACTATACTGATTTAGAATACAGCATTAAAAATATCTCCACTTATTTAGAGCAAGTACTGCAATTAGAAGCAGTAGCTTGTAAAGACTGGTTGACTAACAAAGTAGACCGTTGTGTAGGTGGAAAAGTAGCCAAACAACAAACTGCTGGACCCTTGCAATTGCCATTGAATAACTGTGGTGTAATGGCATTAGATTATAACGGAAAAGAAGGTGTTGCTACTTCAATAGGACACTCTCCAGTTGCGTCATTAATCGATCCTGTTGCAGGAACTAGAACCGCAATTGCCGAGGCTTTGTCGAATATTATTTGGGCTCCTATCAAAAATGGTTTGGACGGAATTTCACTTTCAGCTAACTGGATGTGGGCTTGTAAAAACGAAGGGGAAGACGCTCGTTTGTACGCGGCTGTAAAAAGTTGTTCAAATTTTGCAATCGAATTGGGAATCAACATTCCAACAGGAAAAGATTCGCTTTCGATGAAGCAACGTTATCCAAACGAAGAAGTAATTGCACCAGGAACGGTAATTATTTCGGCAGGTGGAAATTGTACTGACATTAGAAAAGTAGTAGAGCCTGTTTTACAAAGAGACGGTGGTTCTATTTATTATATCAATTTATCACAAGACGAATTTAAATTAGGTGGTTCCTCGTTTGCACAAACATTGAACACTATTGGAAAAGACGCACCAACGATTAAAGATGCTGCTTTTTTCAAAAATGCCTTCAATACGATGCAAGAATTAATTCTTGACAATCAAATTTTGGCTGGACATGACATCGGAAGTGGTGGTTTGATTACTACTTTACTAGAAATGTGTTTTGCCGATGTGAATTTAGGTGCTAAAATTGACTTCTCTGTTTTCGAAGAAAAAGACATTATCAAATACCTTTTTGCGGAGAATATTGGTCTTGTATTCCAAGCCAAAGACGATGCTACTTTAGAAAATAAATTAAATGCTAATGGAGTTGCTTTCTATAAATTAGGAACAGTAACTGCAGAGGAAACGTTGGACTTTGGTCCATGTGGATTAAGCATTCCAAAATACAGAGACATTTGGTTTAAAACTTCTTTTTTATTAGACCAAAAACAATCGAAGAACGGAACGGCTCAAGCGCGTTTCGATAACTATAAGAACCAAGCGTTACAGTTTACCTTCCCTGTTCATTTTACAGGAAAGAAACCAGTAATCGATGATTCAAAACCACGTCCAAAAGCGGCTATTATCCGTGAAAAAGGAAGTAACTCAGAGCGTGAGGTAGCCAATGCAATGTACCTTGCCGGTTTTGATGTAAAAGACGTTCACATGACCGATTTGATTTCGGGACGTGAAACGCTAGAAGACATTCAATTTATAGGCGCCGTGGGTGGTTTTTCAAACTCGGATGTTTTAGGTTCAGCCAAAGGTTGGGCAGGAGCATTTTTATACAATGAGAAAGCAAATACAGCCTTGAAAAACTTCTTCAAAAGAGAAGACACTTTATCCGTTGGAATTTGTAATGGTTGCCAGTTGTTTATGGAATTAGAAGTAATTAATCCAGAGCATGAAGTGCATGGAAAAATGCTTCATAACGACAGTCATAAACACGAAAGTATTTTTACATCCGTAACGGTTCAAGAAAACAAATCAGTGATGTTGTCTACCCTTGCTGGAGCAACACTTGGAGTTTGGGTTTCACATGGAGAAGGAAAATTCAACTTACCATTATCCGAAGACCAATATCAAATCGTGGGTAAATACGGATACGAAGGATATCCAGCGAATCCAAATGGATCTGATTACAATACCGCAATGCTATGTGACACAACT
- a CDS encoding PaaI family thioesterase — MTFDKDKILNYCNQISENTLMSTLNITYTDAGEDYLVATMPVNPSVHQPMGLLHGGASVALAESVGSAASMLYVNADVSEVRGIEISANHLKAKRDGMVTATAKIVHKGRSIHLWEIRITDESDNLISLCKLTNMILPKRKMEGK, encoded by the coding sequence ATGACCTTCGATAAAGATAAAATCCTAAATTATTGCAATCAAATTTCCGAAAACACTTTGATGAGCACTTTAAATATCACTTATACAGATGCTGGTGAAGATTATCTAGTTGCCACAATGCCAGTAAATCCATCAGTACACCAACCAATGGGATTGTTACATGGTGGAGCATCAGTGGCATTGGCTGAAAGTGTGGGAAGTGCTGCTTCGATGTTATACGTAAATGCGGATGTAAGCGAAGTGCGCGGAATAGAAATTTCCGCCAATCATTTGAAAGCAAAACGAGACGGAATGGTGACGGCAACTGCAAAAATAGTTCATAAGGGACGTAGCATTCATCTTTGGGAAATACGCATTACAGATGAAAGTGATAACTTGATTTCGCTTTGTAAATTGACAAATATGATTTTGCCAAAAAGAAAAATGGAAGGTAAATAA
- a CDS encoding isochorismate synthase: protein MELILDKAKRQFTQKLPFVLYCKPNSDTVIGLFQQNDDLYKLNDFNEKGFVFASFEGNQNYLIPENQSKRESVIWEKKRAIVAEVIGNNVDEEAKNNFEKVVCKGIQAIERDEFKKVVLSRKEILELDDFQFETVFENLVQLYPSTFVYCFYHPKVGMWLGATPEQLLKANKNSFETIALAGTQKDMGLAEIVWENKEKEEQQIVTDYIVNKLENVATEVIVSKPYSIKAGSIWHIKTDISGVLNADFSLQQVVCLLHPTPAVCGLPKEKAKAFILENENYDRDFYTGYLGELNCSFATDSGSTDLFVNLRCMQVEVDSKKKETRAYLYMGCGITKDSVPEKEWNESINKSMTMKKVLIRN, encoded by the coding sequence ATGGAATTAATTTTAGATAAAGCCAAGCGTCAATTCACACAAAAACTACCTTTTGTACTCTATTGCAAACCCAATTCAGATACCGTAATTGGGCTTTTTCAGCAAAATGATGATTTGTATAAACTCAATGATTTTAACGAAAAGGGATTCGTTTTTGCTTCTTTTGAAGGCAATCAAAACTATTTGATTCCAGAAAATCAGTCCAAAAGAGAAAGTGTTATTTGGGAGAAAAAAAGAGCGATTGTTGCTGAAGTTATAGGTAATAATGTGGATGAAGAAGCTAAAAATAACTTTGAAAAGGTAGTATGCAAAGGAATCCAAGCTATAGAAAGGGATGAATTTAAAAAAGTGGTTTTGTCTCGAAAAGAGATTCTGGAGCTAGACGATTTTCAATTTGAAACTGTTTTCGAAAATTTAGTGCAGCTATATCCTTCTACTTTTGTGTATTGTTTTTACCATCCAAAAGTAGGCATGTGGCTTGGTGCTACCCCCGAACAATTATTGAAAGCCAATAAAAATAGTTTTGAGACGATCGCTTTGGCAGGTACTCAAAAAGACATGGGTTTGGCTGAGATTGTATGGGAGAATAAAGAAAAGGAAGAACAACAAATTGTGACCGATTATATCGTTAATAAATTAGAAAATGTAGCTACAGAAGTTATAGTTTCAAAACCTTATAGTATAAAAGCGGGAAGCATCTGGCATATAAAAACAGATATTTCAGGCGTATTGAATGCTGATTTTAGTTTGCAGCAAGTAGTTTGTTTACTGCATCCTACACCGGCAGTTTGTGGTTTGCCCAAAGAAAAAGCAAAAGCCTTTATTTTGGAAAATGAAAACTATGATAGGGATTTTTATACAGGATATTTGGGAGAATTGAATTGTAGTTTTGCTACTGATTCGGGAAGCACCGATTTATTTGTTAATTTGCGATGCATGCAAGTAGAAGTGGATTCAAAGAAAAAAGAGACTAGGGCTTATTTGTATATGGGTTGCGGTATCACAAAAGATAGCGTGCCTGAGAAGGAATGGAATGAAAGTATCAATAAATCAATGACGATGAAGAAAGTGTTGATTAGAAATTAG
- the bshB1 gene encoding bacillithiol biosynthesis deacetylase BshB1 has product MKLDILAFGAHPDDVELGCAGTILKEISLGKTVGIIDLTRGELGTRGSAEIRDSEANAAGKILGVSVRENLEMRDGFFVNDEKHQLEIIKMIRKYKPEIVLCNAIDDRHIDHGKGSKLVSDACFLSGLMKIETVIDNEKQTAWRPKLVYHYIQWKNIEPDFVVDITGFTDKKIESILAYRSQFYDPDSNEPESPITSKNFLESLNYRSRDLGRLAGVDHAEGFTVERYLAVNSLGDLK; this is encoded by the coding sequence ATGAAACTAGATATATTAGCTTTTGGAGCGCATCCAGATGATGTTGAATTGGGTTGTGCAGGAACGATATTAAAAGAAATTTCCTTAGGGAAAACAGTTGGGATAATTGATTTGACAAGAGGAGAACTAGGAACCAGAGGTTCTGCGGAAATTAGAGATAGTGAAGCGAATGCAGCAGGAAAAATTTTAGGAGTTTCAGTTCGTGAAAATCTTGAAATGCGTGATGGTTTTTTTGTCAATGATGAAAAGCATCAATTAGAAATCATAAAAATGATTCGCAAGTACAAACCAGAAATTGTATTGTGTAATGCGATTGATGATCGCCACATCGACCATGGAAAAGGAAGTAAGCTGGTTTCTGATGCTTGTTTTTTATCGGGACTTATGAAGATAGAAACAGTTATTGATAACGAAAAGCAAACAGCTTGGAGACCTAAGTTAGTCTATCATTATATTCAATGGAAAAATATCGAGCCTGACTTTGTAGTGGACATAACTGGATTTACCGATAAAAAAATCGAATCCATTTTAGCGTACCGTTCCCAATTTTATGATCCAGATTCTAATGAACCCGAATCTCCAATTACGTCCAAAAACTTCTTAGAAAGCTTGAATTACCGCTCTAGAGATTTAGGGAGACTTGCAGGGGTAGATCATGCTGAAGGTTTTACTGTAGAAAGATATTTGGCAGTCAATAGCTTAGGAGATTTGAAGTAA
- a CDS encoding M28 family peptidase — MKKVISFFALAVAFSCSSAKTAVEQDNSNPTKYMNTITASELKTHLYIVAADSMEGRETGSTGQKKAGQYLISQYKKNNISFPKGATSFFQNVPAEALNKRYGDKLNSSENIWAFIEGSEKPDEVIVVSAHYDHVGVKNGDVYNGADDDGSGTVALLEIAQAFEIAKKEGHGPKRSILFFHATGEEHGLLGSSYYSEHPLFPFENTITDINIDMIGRRDVEHANTNNYVYLIGADRLSSDLDAICTLANAKYTKMDIDYKYNDLADPNHFYERSDHYNFAKHGIPSVFIFNGVHADYHKKTDTPDKIEYDALAKRTQLAFTIAWDLANRENRPVVDKK; from the coding sequence ATGAAAAAAGTAATTTCTTTTTTTGCATTAGCTGTAGCATTCTCATGCTCCAGTGCAAAAACAGCTGTTGAACAAGACAACAGCAACCCTACAAAATACATGAATACTATTACGGCATCTGAATTAAAAACACATCTTTACATCGTAGCTGCCGATTCTATGGAAGGACGAGAAACGGGGTCTACAGGACAAAAGAAAGCCGGTCAATACCTAATCAGTCAATACAAAAAAAATAACATTTCTTTCCCCAAAGGTGCAACTAGCTTTTTTCAAAATGTACCTGCTGAAGCCTTAAACAAAAGATACGGTGACAAATTAAACAGTTCTGAAAATATCTGGGCTTTTATCGAAGGTTCTGAGAAACCAGACGAGGTGATTGTAGTCTCAGCACATTACGACCACGTAGGGGTTAAAAATGGTGATGTGTACAATGGTGCCGACGATGATGGCTCTGGAACAGTTGCCTTATTAGAAATCGCACAAGCATTCGAAATAGCCAAAAAAGAAGGACACGGACCTAAGCGATCTATTCTGTTTTTTCATGCAACTGGTGAAGAGCACGGATTACTAGGTTCCAGTTATTATTCTGAACATCCTTTATTCCCTTTTGAGAACACGATTACCGATATTAATATTGATATGATTGGACGTCGTGATGTTGAACATGCAAACACAAATAACTATGTCTATTTAATAGGTGCAGATCGTTTATCAAGTGATTTGGATGCCATTTGTACTTTGGCAAACGCTAAATACACTAAAATGGATATCGATTACAAATACAATGATCTTGCTGATCCAAATCATTTCTACGAGCGCTCAGATCATTATAACTTTGCTAAACATGGCATTCCATCTGTATTTATTTTCAATGGTGTTCATGCTGATTACCATAAAAAAACAGATACTCCTGACAAGATTGAATACGATGCTTTAGCCAAAAGAACCCAACTGGCATTTACTATCGCTTGGGATCTTGCAAATCGTGAAAACCGACCTGTTGTAGATAAAAAATAA
- a CDS encoding dienelactone hydrolase family protein, with translation MKNIKFLVLGILIYSNGAFAQLKAVTYKDGAQILNGFEIAPSKKSIQKPGILILPAWKGIDKASKDIATSLGSLGYYAFIADIYGEGNYPKDNAEAGKSAGYYKTNYTEYQKRITLALNQLIKAGANPDNIVVIGYCFGGTGALEAARGHINVKGVVSFHGGLAKDAARPTEPITAKVLVCHGADDPYESAAEITAFQQEMRDTKADWQMIYYANAVHGFTNPEYGNDNSKGAAYNEKAAKRSFEHLKLFLNEVLKK, from the coding sequence ATGAAAAATATAAAGTTTTTAGTTTTAGGAATCTTAATTTATTCTAATGGTGCTTTTGCCCAGTTAAAAGCAGTGACTTATAAAGATGGAGCACAAATTTTAAATGGTTTTGAAATCGCACCTTCAAAAAAAAGCATTCAAAAACCAGGAATTCTGATTCTTCCCGCTTGGAAAGGAATCGATAAAGCATCCAAAGACATCGCCACTAGTTTAGGAAGCTTAGGGTACTATGCCTTTATTGCTGATATCTATGGAGAAGGAAATTATCCTAAAGACAATGCTGAAGCGGGAAAAAGTGCCGGTTATTACAAAACCAACTACACCGAATACCAAAAAAGAATTACACTAGCCTTAAACCAACTTATTAAAGCGGGTGCAAACCCAGATAATATAGTAGTTATAGGATATTGTTTTGGTGGTACAGGTGCATTGGAAGCGGCTCGCGGACATATCAATGTAAAAGGTGTCGTGTCTTTCCACGGCGGATTAGCAAAAGATGCGGCTAGACCTACTGAGCCTATTACTGCCAAAGTTTTAGTTTGTCATGGTGCAGATGATCCTTATGAATCTGCAGCAGAAATTACTGCATTCCAACAAGAAATGCGTGATACGAAAGCCGACTGGCAAATGATTTATTATGCTAATGCTGTGCACGGTTTTACCAATCCTGAATATGGAAATGATAATTCTAAAGGAGCAGCTTACAATGAAAAAGCGGCCAAACGTTCTTTCGAACATTTGAAACTTTTCCTAAACGAAGTCCTAAAAAAATAA
- a CDS encoding Lrp/AsnC family transcriptional regulator, with product MDVLDEFDIKIIKELEKDGRMAYSAIATALKISNTMVHQRINRLFDQGIITGIKPIINEKKIGYDWGAFTGITLNKDEDSSRVIEELKKIPEVTECYYITGSFTLYIKMIATDHEHMRKLLYEKIDTIQGIAKTDSMIELGCAFKRNISL from the coding sequence ATGGATGTATTAGATGAATTCGACATAAAAATCATCAAAGAGTTAGAAAAAGATGGGCGAATGGCCTATTCTGCAATTGCTACAGCTTTAAAAATCTCAAATACAATGGTTCATCAGCGCATCAACCGTTTATTCGATCAAGGGATAATAACCGGAATCAAACCCATCATAAACGAAAAAAAAATTGGTTACGATTGGGGTGCATTCACCGGAATCACACTAAATAAAGACGAGGATTCCAGCAGAGTTATTGAAGAGTTAAAAAAAATACCTGAAGTAACTGAATGTTATTACATTACTGGTTCTTTTACTTTATACATAAAAATGATTGCTACTGATCATGAACACATGAGAAAATTACTGTATGAAAAAATCGACACCATTCAAGGAATTGCAAAAACAGATTCCATGATAGAACTGGGTTGTGCATTCAAAAGAAACATAAGCCTTTAA
- the rocD gene encoding ornithine--oxo-acid transaminase — protein sequence MEQTNQTLSSKSEALIEKENKYGAHNYHPLPVVLDRGEGVFVWDVDGKKYFDFLSAYSAVNQGHCHPKIVGAMVKQAQTLTLTSRAFHNDQLGVYEEYITKYFGFDKVLPMNTGAEAVETALKLCRKWAYEVKGIPENQAQIIVCENNFHGRTTTIISFSNDEGARKNFGPFTAGFIKIPYDDTDALEKALKSSTNIAGFLVEPIQGEAGVYVPTDGYLAKAKALCEAHNVLFIADEVQTGIARTGRLLAVNHEDVQPDILILGKAISGGVYPVSAVLANNEIMNVIKPGQHGSTFGGNPVAAAVAIAALEVVREENLAQNAAFLGILLRTGLNEIAARNPLITLVRGKGLLNAIVIDCDEESDLAWQICLKFRDYGLLAKPTHGNKIRLAPPLVITESQIHECLAIIEQALNDFR from the coding sequence ATGGAACAAACGAATCAAACACTTTCTTCAAAATCGGAAGCATTAATAGAAAAAGAAAATAAATACGGGGCTCATAATTATCACCCTTTACCAGTTGTTCTTGACAGAGGAGAAGGCGTTTTTGTTTGGGATGTAGATGGAAAAAAATATTTTGATTTTTTATCTGCTTATTCAGCAGTAAATCAAGGGCATTGTCATCCGAAAATTGTGGGAGCTATGGTGAAACAAGCGCAAACATTGACGTTGACTTCACGTGCTTTTCATAATGATCAATTGGGAGTTTATGAAGAATATATAACTAAATACTTTGGTTTTGACAAAGTGTTACCAATGAATACGGGAGCCGAAGCGGTAGAAACGGCTTTGAAATTATGTAGAAAATGGGCATATGAAGTAAAAGGAATTCCAGAAAATCAAGCACAAATTATTGTTTGTGAAAACAATTTCCACGGAAGAACTACTACCATTATTTCTTTCTCTAATGATGAAGGAGCACGTAAGAATTTTGGTCCTTTTACAGCAGGATTTATAAAAATACCATATGATGATACTGATGCATTAGAAAAAGCATTAAAATCAAGTACTAATATTGCTGGATTCTTAGTTGAGCCGATTCAAGGAGAAGCGGGTGTTTATGTACCAACAGATGGTTATTTGGCAAAAGCCAAAGCACTTTGTGAAGCGCATAATGTATTGTTTATTGCGGATGAGGTGCAAACAGGAATTGCACGTACTGGAAGGTTACTTGCTGTGAACCATGAAGACGTACAACCAGATATTCTTATTTTAGGAAAAGCAATTTCTGGAGGTGTTTATCCAGTATCTGCTGTTTTGGCTAATAATGAAATAATGAATGTAATTAAACCAGGTCAACATGGATCTACTTTTGGTGGTAATCCAGTTGCAGCTGCTGTTGCTATTGCTGCTCTTGAAGTGGTACGTGAAGAAAACTTGGCACAAAATGCTGCCTTTTTAGGAATTCTTTTAAGAACTGGTTTGAATGAAATTGCTGCTAGAAACCCATTGATTACATTGGTTCGTGGTAAGGGATTGCTAAATGCTATTGTGATTGATTGTGATGAAGAATCAGATTTAGCTTGGCAAATTTGCTTGAAATTTAGAGATTATGGTTTATTGGCTAAGCCAACACATGGTAACAAAATTAGATTGGCACCGCCATTAGTGATCACCGAATCACAAATTCATGAGTGTCTTGCTATTATCGAACAAGCATTAAACGATTTCAGATAA
- a CDS encoding arginase, producing the protein MERAIKLIKNRSDIGAGTRGSDLGVDAIEIAAINKNSDYFNRFPFEDVKTHNESIYDKNKNDFAKRIEHVVEQCTRVSYAVKHNLEANYFPIVLSGDHSSALGTISGIKAVYPKKTIGVIWIDAHADLHSPYTSPSGNIHGMPLSAALSDDNLDCQINEISSETKKHWEDMKNIGCPGAKIDAGNLIYFGVRDTEEAEEKQIEKLKIRNYMVAEVRYRGLQTCVKEALAKLANCDMIYISFDVDSMDCDMISYGTGTPVSKGFDQYEVIEIINQIVKSKKVVCLEVVEVNPLLDTKGNKMAETAFEVLEQVTETIDLWIA; encoded by the coding sequence ATGGAAAGAGCTATAAAATTAATTAAAAATCGTTCTGATATTGGAGCTGGAACTCGTGGCTCTGACTTAGGAGTGGATGCCATTGAAATTGCTGCTATCAATAAAAATAGTGATTATTTTAATCGGTTTCCTTTTGAAGATGTTAAGACTCACAATGAGAGTATTTACGATAAGAATAAAAATGATTTTGCCAAAAGAATCGAGCATGTTGTAGAACAATGCACGAGGGTGAGTTATGCTGTAAAACATAATTTAGAAGCCAATTATTTCCCCATCGTTTTGTCTGGAGATCACTCCTCGGCACTAGGTACAATAAGTGGTATTAAAGCGGTTTATCCTAAAAAAACGATAGGTGTTATTTGGATTGATGCGCATGCCGACTTGCATTCTCCCTATACTTCTCCTTCAGGAAATATTCATGGAATGCCTTTGTCTGCTGCACTTTCAGATGATAATTTAGATTGTCAAATCAATGAGATTTCTTCGGAAACCAAAAAACATTGGGAGGACATGAAAAATATTGGTTGCCCTGGTGCTAAAATTGATGCAGGGAACCTTATCTATTTTGGTGTTCGCGATACCGAAGAAGCAGAGGAAAAACAAATAGAGAAGTTGAAAATTAGGAACTATATGGTTGCTGAAGTGCGTTACAGAGGTTTGCAAACTTGTGTAAAAGAAGCCTTGGCTAAATTAGCTAATTGTGACATGATTTACATTTCTTTTGATGTGGATTCCATGGACTGTGATATGATTTCTTATGGTACAGGAACTCCAGTATCTAAAGGTTTTGATCAATATGAAGTGATTGAAATCATCAATCAAATTGTGAAAAGTAAAAAAGTCGTTTGTTTAGAAGTCGTTGAGGTAAATCCTTTATTGGATACCAAAGGAAATAAAATGGCGGAGACTGCATTTGAAGTATTAGAACAAGTCACAGAAACAATTGATTTGTGGATTGCATAA